In a single window of the Persephonella sp. KM09-Lau-8 genome:
- a CDS encoding RepB family plasmid replication initiator protein: protein MLGVEPGEYPRFEAFERRVLKKAVEEINEKTDLKVSYSKKRTGRKVTHIEFMIEKKEINRYAQLVQSSAERVWQEIGNLRKKYQDILKDVRPHLNRLNENQILFLLINLDTSLYPLEAAIEIIKNADKNKRLTNPMGFLIRSFQIDMNRAKYKELTLIPRKLDKELFVQQLGNEEKKGELKSAKDIMEPLIYLLEKSVSENTLNLLKEPLLNALEAEEKGTVYIPVPDEVYKEWFEKNYLQSIKEFLRENFDVSDVVVEVVSKESDGQ, encoded by the coding sequence ATGTTGGGCGTGGAACCGGGAGAATATCCCAGATTTGAAGCATTTGAGAGAAGAGTTTTAAAAAAAGCTGTTGAGGAAATTAATGAAAAGACTGATTTAAAGGTGAGCTACAGCAAGAAAAGGACAGGACGTAAAGTAACACATATAGAATTCATGATAGAAAAAAAAGAGATAAATAGATATGCTCAATTGGTTCAAAGCTCTGCAGAAAGAGTATGGCAGGAAATAGGAAACCTTAGGAAAAAATACCAGGATATTTTAAAAGATGTTAGGCCTCATCTAAATAGGCTTAACGAAAACCAGATTTTGTTTCTTTTGATTAACCTTGACACCTCTTTATATCCTCTTGAAGCAGCTATAGAAATAATTAAAAATGCAGATAAGAATAAAAGATTAACAAACCCTATGGGATTTTTAATTCGTTCTTTCCAGATAGACATGAATAGAGCTAAATATAAAGAGCTCACTCTTATTCCAAGAAAATTGGACAAGGAGTTATTTGTTCAGCAATTAGGAAATGAAGAGAAAAAAGGAGAATTAAAATCTGCAAAAGATATAATGGAACCATTGATTTATTTATTGGAAAAAAGCGTAAGCGAAAATACTTTAAATCTTTTAAAAGAACCCTTGTTGAATGCACTTGAGGCTGAGGAAAAGGGGACAGTTTATATTCCAGTTCCGGATGAGGTTTATAAAGAATGGTTTGAAAAAAATTATCTGCAAAGCATAAAAGAGTTTTTAAGAGAAAATTTTGATGTTTCGGATGTAGTGGTTGAAGTAGTAAGCAAAGAAAGTGACGGGCAGTAA
- a CDS encoding IS607 family transposase: MPMKLSDYAKKYGITYKTAWNRFKAGKIKGAYKDETGHIVVPDEKELLIDKNKVAIYARVSSNENKSNLEKQAERLKEYAIAKGYQIVHIVKEVGSGVNDNRPKLLKLLQKDDWGTLIVEHKDRLTRFGFNYIKTLIEKEGRQIEVVNLAEDNKAELIEDLIAVIYSFSARMYGLRRRKRKTEKIIKCLKQELEDAN, from the coding sequence ATGCCAATGAAATTATCCGATTATGCAAAGAAATACGGAATAACATATAAAACAGCTTGGAATAGATTTAAAGCAGGGAAAATTAAAGGTGCATATAAAGATGAAACAGGACATATAGTAGTTCCTGATGAAAAGGAATTACTAATAGATAAAAATAAAGTTGCAATCTATGCCAGAGTTTCATCTAACGAAAATAAGTCTAACTTGGAAAAACAAGCAGAAAGATTAAAAGAATATGCAATAGCGAAAGGTTATCAGATAGTTCATATTGTTAAAGAAGTAGGAAGTGGAGTTAATGATAACAGACCAAAATTATTGAAATTGCTACAAAAAGATGATTGGGGGACACTGATCGTAGAACATAAAGACAGGCTAACCAGATTTGGATTTAACTACATTAAAACATTAATAGAAAAAGAAGGAAGACAAATAGAAGTAGTTAATTTAGCAGAGGACAATAAAGCAGAATTAATTGAAGATTTAATAGCAGTAATATACAGTTTTTCAGCCAGAATGTATGGACTTAGAAGAAGAAAAAGAAAAACAGAAAAAATAATTAAATGCCTAAAACAGGAATTAGAAGATGCCAATTAG
- a CDS encoding RNA-guided endonuclease TnpB family protein, producing the protein MPIRAYKHKHSINKGKIQTIKQILAEYRKTAKKIAKKQWNIFFKEGSFNKNADIKDIPSNLSERYKQTCQYQVVSVLNSYISNRQNDFVEIVKSSSLDEDTKFILLTINKTKSWFNEKLKEAKLKDKKTGKIIKKLPIEKHHYKLARKIVKQTFKKNRLPSFKHISMQLDQKVAKIEKKKEGKAKEFDYWIKLSTLEKGKPIYLPVYKNSYFENKEGKQLNFVQINEKEENVEIVFLKDLPKETNYIPQTEKISIDIGLKALFAVNTGDLFGRQFYKFLKHYDKIITNLQANLQKQGIRPSQSSRYKELNRKLKEYIKNEINRLLNKIFKLYQPKEIVIENLNFQNSELSPQLNRLLNRFGIKIIKQKLKDLEERFGIKITYVNPAYTSQTCSSCGYVDKRNRKTQEKFECLMCGRKINADVNASRNIGVRSSNPMIYKKRRTVLRMLIRAYLSDARFNACDSRACEVILSNRYFIGYSEPLRIASKEKS; encoded by the coding sequence ATGCCAATTAGAGCATACAAACACAAACACAGCATAAATAAAGGCAAAATACAAACAATAAAACAAATTCTGGCAGAATACAGAAAAACAGCCAAAAAAATTGCTAAAAAACAGTGGAATATCTTTTTCAAAGAAGGTTCTTTCAATAAAAATGCCGATATTAAAGACATTCCATCAAATCTATCAGAAAGATACAAACAAACTTGCCAATATCAAGTAGTTTCAGTGTTAAACAGTTATATCTCAAACAGACAAAATGATTTTGTAGAAATAGTCAAAAGTAGTAGTTTAGATGAAGATACAAAATTTATACTATTAACAATAAATAAAACAAAGAGTTGGTTTAACGAAAAACTAAAAGAAGCAAAATTAAAAGATAAGAAAACAGGAAAAATAATAAAGAAATTACCAATAGAAAAACACCACTATAAACTAGCAAGGAAAATAGTAAAACAAACATTCAAGAAGAATAGATTGCCATCATTTAAACACATATCAATGCAATTAGACCAAAAAGTAGCAAAAATAGAAAAGAAAAAAGAAGGAAAAGCAAAAGAATTTGACTACTGGATAAAACTATCAACACTTGAAAAAGGAAAACCAATATACCTGCCAGTTTATAAAAACAGCTATTTTGAAAACAAAGAAGGAAAACAGTTAAATTTCGTTCAAATAAATGAGAAGGAAGAGAATGTAGAGATAGTGTTTTTAAAAGACCTACCAAAAGAAACAAACTACATACCACAAACAGAAAAGATAAGTATAGACATAGGACTAAAAGCATTATTTGCAGTAAACACAGGAGATTTATTTGGAAGGCAGTTTTACAAGTTTTTAAAGCATTATGACAAGATAATAACAAATTTACAAGCAAACTTACAGAAACAAGGGATAAGACCAAGCCAAAGCAGTAGATACAAAGAATTAAACAGAAAATTAAAAGAATACATCAAAAACGAAATAAACAGATTATTAAACAAAATATTCAAACTCTATCAGCCAAAAGAGATAGTAATAGAGAATTTAAACTTTCAAAATAGTGAATTATCACCACAATTAAACAGACTATTAAACAGATTTGGAATAAAGATAATAAAGCAAAAACTAAAAGATTTAGAAGAAAGATTTGGGATAAAAATAACCTATGTAAATCCAGCATACACAAGTCAGACCTGTAGTAGTTGTGGATATGTAGATAAAAGAAACAGAAAGACACAAGAAAAATTTGAATGTTTAATGTGTGGTAGAAAAATAAATGCAGATGTAAATGCAAGCAGGAATATAGGGGTTAGAAGTTCTAACCCTATGATATATAAAAAAAGAAGAACCGTCCTTAGAATGCTCATAAGGGCATATCTAAGCGACGCTAGATTTAATGCCTGTGATAGTCGGGCTTGTGAGGTAATTCTAAGTAATAGATATTTTATAGGCTACAGTGAGCCACTTAGAATTGCCTCCAAAGAGAAATCATAG
- a CDS encoding replication initiation protein, producing MDKEGINHRTEEFELREIKKINKNAIATIHNNLIQARHRLSLEELRLMDTIISFIQPDDEDFKRYKIPVSVFKDLYNVQRKDIYDVVKRAIEGLLSKPIKIEEVEEGRRRFKMFNFISFGE from the coding sequence ATGGATAAAGAGGGAATTAACCACAGAACAGAGGAATTTGAATTGAGAGAGATAAAGAAGATAAATAAAAATGCAATAGCTACTATTCACAATAATTTGATACAGGCAAGACACAGGTTAAGCTTAGAAGAACTTAGATTAATGGATACTATAATTTCTTTCATACAACCTGATGATGAAGATTTTAAAAGATATAAAATACCTGTTTCTGTTTTCAAGGATCTGTATAACGTTCAAAGAAAGGATATATATGATGTAGTTAAAAGGGCAATTGAAGGTTTGTTGAGCAAGCCTATAAAAATCGAGGAAGTTGAAGAAGGAAGAAGAAGGTTTAAGATGTTTAATTTTATTTCTTTCGGAGAATAG